DNA from Mesorhizobium sp. B2-1-1:
GGCGATCGGACCTATCGAAACGATGGCCGCGAACAGGCCGGCGATGACGATCTCGGGAAAAGCCCGCAGCAGTTCCATGAAGCGCTTGACGACAAGCCGCAGCAGCGGATGCGGCGTCAGGTTGCGCGCCGCGATGAAGGAGAACGGCACGGCGAAGACGAAACCAATTGATGTCGAGACCAGCGCCACGTTAAGCGTGGTCAGCATCAGCTCGAAATATTCGGGGATGTAGAAGCCGCCCCAGACATAGGCGCGGCCGAGCGGAAAGTTGAATTCCTGCGTGCCGGTGTCATGCGGGGAGGCGATGTCGAACAGCGCCCGCCAGACATCGTTCCAGTCCTTGGGAACGAGCCAGCTCAGGAAATCCAGTATGTGCGGAAGCCGGTCGAAGAAGTGTCCGGCATTGGCATCGTCGGCGAACCACATGGTGCCGCCGAGTGCGACCAACAGCAGGCCGACGCCGATGGCGGTGTAGAGCCGGCGCAAGGAGGTCTGGCGACGCCAGGCGTCGGCCATCTGGTGCGTGGCGCCGGAAGGAGCTGTCAGGGAAAGGGTCATGGTCGGAGATGCAAGAAGGGCGGCGTTTTCTCGACGCCGCCCTTCCTGACTTCTGCCTTTAGCCGCCGATGGCTGCCTTACGGGCTTCGACGATGACGTTATAGAAATCCGCCTTCACCGGAACGTAGCCGGTAAAATCACCGCCTTCGACGCCTTCGAAGCAGGCCTTGTCCTTCTTGGGCAGGTCGGTGAAGAAGGCCGCCAGCTTGGCCGTCATCTCGTCGCCGAGCGCCGTGCGCACGACCAGCGGACCGTTCGGGATCAGGCCCGAGCGCCAGACCTCGACGAAGTCGTTGGGGTCGACGGCGCCCTTGGCGACTTCCTTGTGGAAGGTGCCGGAGGTGTAGCCGTCCTTGAAGTCGCCGATGCCGGAGGAATCGTCCACGGCCACGTCGACCTTGCCGTCTCGCACGGCGAGCACATTGTTCTCATGGCCGCCATTGAACTGGGTCGAGGCGAAGAAGGTCT
Protein-coding regions in this window:
- the phnE gene encoding phosphonate ABC transporter, permease protein PhnE, whose amino-acid sequence is MTLSLTAPSGATHQMADAWRRQTSLRRLYTAIGVGLLLVALGGTMWFADDANAGHFFDRLPHILDFLSWLVPKDWNDVWRALFDIASPHDTGTQEFNFPLGRAYVWGGFYIPEYFELMLTTLNVALVSTSIGFVFAVPFSFIAARNLTPHPLLRLVVKRFMELLRAFPEIVIAGLFAAIVSIGPIAAIIAIGLHSIGALGKLFYEINENIDMRAEEGLRAVGANWFERVRFAGLPQVLPNFMSYTLLRIEINVRISTIMGAVGGGGIGEELKLSISRGFGAKTIALVLLLFTTIFIVDQFSAWLRRKLVGEQTFVMSA